The sequence GATCCGGAGCAGCAGGAATTATACGGCAAATATTTTCCAAATGGCGGAGGTTCCATATTTACCTTTGAAATCAAGGGAGATGCCAGGAAGGCAAAAGACTTTATTGACCAGTTGGAATTATTCTCCCTGTTAGCCAATGTAGCTGACGTAAAATCTTTAGTCATTCATCCGGCGTCCACGACCCATTCCCAGATGTCAGCAGAGGAATTGGAGGATTCAGGAATCAAACCGAACACTATCCGGTTATCCATAGGAACGGAACATGCAGCTGATATTATTGAAGATTTAGAGGAAGCATTTAAGGCGGTTCAATAATCGTCAGGTTTAACAGAATTAAAAACAGGCTGCCATACTCCTATGGCAGCCCTTTGAGCGCTAGGTACAGGGAGAAAAGCCATCAGCGATGGGATCTACCCTAAAAGCGTGGGCAAGAATGAGGAAACACCCTACGGGTATACCTTTATGCCAAAAAAGCGTGGGCAAGAATGAGGAAAGGAGATACCATGACATTACAGCAGCTTCGTTATGCCATATGCATTGCAACTCAAAAATCCATGAATAAGGCGGCTGCCGAGTTGTTTATCACGCAGCCCAGCCTATCAAGCACCATCCGGGATCTGGAAGAAGAGATCGGCATTAAGCTGTTTCTGCGCTCTAACCGGGGAATCGTAATCACTCCGGAAGGAGAGGAGTTCCTTGGATATGCCAGACAGATGCTGGAGCAGTACCGCCAGATGGAAGAGCGGTTCGTAAAGAAGGAAAAGTTTAAGAAAAAATTCAGCGTATCCATGCAGCATTACACCTTTGCCGTTCAGGCCTTTATCCATATGGCAAAAGAATTCGGTATGGATGATTACGAATTTGCCGTCCACGAAACCAAAACCTATGAAGTCATTGAAAATGTAAGGAACCAGAAAAGCGAATTAGGGATTCTGTACTTAAATGATTTTAACCAGAAGGCCATTGAAAAAATTTTTAATGATAATGAACTGGAATTTGTGGAATTATTTCAGTGCGGAATCTATGTTTTCCTATGGAAGGGCAATCCGCTGGCAGAAAAAGAGCTGATCGAATTTGAAGATTTAAAGAATTATCCCTGCCTGTCCTTTGAACAGGGAAATAATAATTCCTTTTATCTGGCGGAAGAAGTGTTCAGCACTTTTGAATATAAGCAGATCATAAAGGCGGATGACAGAGCCACGCTCTTAAATCTCATGGTAGGATTAAATGGCTATACCCTGTGCTCCGGGATTATCTGTGAAGATTTAAATGGAGATGAATATAGGGCAATTCCTCTTAATACCGATGATAAGATGAGAATCGGATATATAAAAAAGAAAAAAATGCCCTTAAGCATCCTTGGCGAAAAATATATAGCGGAACTGATCAGATTGAAAGAAAAACATCTTCCAACCTAAGTTTAATAGCAGTTTATCTTGCGTCACGGTGTGCTGAAGTTCAGTATTTCCGTGGCGTTTCCCGTTTTATTTGATCGGTGCATTCATTTAGCATTACTTACCTTTATTATATATAATTGTAAGTGGTGTTTTCTATTAAGTCCAGAAATAGGCATAGAAATATTGCTATTACATGAGAAAGAAAAGGAGCTGACCAGGAATATAGAATGAGTGATATTGTATAGAGATACCGGTTTTCTCAGTTTATGAAAGAGAAGGAGAATGGTGGAAAATGTACCCCAGAGGAAAATGCTGTCATTGGGAAAAGCTCACTAGGCTTTTAGCTGACTTTAGTTCCATGGTTACTTGGATAGTGGGAAAAGTAATTCGAATAGAGCGGAAAATTCCGCTGTACTGAAACTTCTATCCCATGTTGTTCTTAGAGGTAAATCATAATAGAATAGAGCCGAATAATCGGCTGTATGG is a genomic window of Lacrimispora sphenoides containing:
- a CDS encoding LysR family transcriptional regulator gives rise to the protein MTLQQLRYAICIATQKSMNKAAAELFITQPSLSSTIRDLEEEIGIKLFLRSNRGIVITPEGEEFLGYARQMLEQYRQMEERFVKKEKFKKKFSVSMQHYTFAVQAFIHMAKEFGMDDYEFAVHETKTYEVIENVRNQKSELGILYLNDFNQKAIEKIFNDNELEFVELFQCGIYVFLWKGNPLAEKELIEFEDLKNYPCLSFEQGNNNSFYLAEEVFSTFEYKQIIKADDRATLLNLMVGLNGYTLCSGIICEDLNGDEYRAIPLNTDDKMRIGYIKKKKMPLSILGEKYIAELIRLKEKHLPT